The segment CGTCCTAATTTTTTCTCTGTTTATCACAAAAATATCAGATTCTGAATAATAATTAGTAAAAAAAACATATTTTTTGTCCAGTGTATATGTTGGATAGAAACAGTCATTTGTCAACATGCCCGATAGATTAATCTTTTCTCCTTTATTGTATTCATATATACTGAAATATGTCCCATTAAACTCAGAGAATACAAGTAACTCTGAACCATTTGACCAATTATCGGTTTGATTATTTGGTTGTGATATTAACGGTGAAATATTGTTTTCCTCGTCAACAAAATAAACATTCATATTCGCCGTTTGATGGCGCACACCATAAAAACTGATTTTGTTACCATCCCATTTGGTGGGTCTAAATTTCATAAGATCCTTTGACTCTGTTAATTTCTCAAGTTTATCGTAATATAAATCGTATACCCAAACTTCCGTCCACTGGCCACCATCTTCATCCATAGTGAATAGAACCAAGGTGTTGTCATAAAAATATGGTGAATAAGCATTCTTATCGCGGGGACTTATTCTTTGAATCTGCTGAGTTTTTAAATTGTACAATACAACATCCCATTTACCAAACAATGTCGTTTGGAAAGCTAAATACTCATTGTTTGGAGAAACATCTGGAAAATATTCAGCAGAATACTCCAAATGAATCTTCTCTTCTGTTCTTTCTTTAAAGTCAAAAATATAAATTTCCCTATTTCCAATATATCTATCACTTACAAAATATAATTTGTTATTTTGAAAAATAGGGTATTCATCTACCCCTTTCCAAAAAGTGATCTGTAAAACGTCCCAATTTTCTCCATACAAAAATCTTTGAAAAGATAATGTTTCCAGAGCTTTTACGGCAAACTTTTCTACCCAATCAGCAGTTTCACCAGATTCTTCTGAGTAGGAAAAACCCCCACCAGTAAAGTATCCAAAAGCAATTGTGATATTTTCCTTGGTATTTGTAAATATGTTCATTGTAACGTCATACTCACTAATATTTATTGAGTTAGACATTGCATCTTTTATGTTTACATTATACATATAACTTCCAATACTTTTTATTTTTTCTGCAACTTGCTTTGTAATCCATGTATTATCGTTTAAATTTATAATCATATTATCTTTTGATAGATTTGCAGAAAAAGAGCCCAACGTAATGAGAACAAATGTAGAGACCAAAAGTATTTTTTTTATCATATCTTTTCTCACCTTATAAATTTTCTGCAATTTTCCTGAAATGATAGCCGTAAATTGAAAGAGAAATCATCTTTGGCAACGCTTTAGGTATTTTAAATAAGCTCCAAAAAAGCGTTCCCCAATATTGTTTTCTTTCTTTACCAATAATTCCTAAAATAATAATAGATTTAATAAAAGCGATCATTTCTTGGAAGCCTATTTTGGCCTTTGAGAATCCCGGTACCTTATAATTAGACAAAAATTTTTTCAAACGATCATAATAGTTTTTGGGCTGATAAAGCTTAGCAACAAGATTTTTGTAATTTTTGACAAGAAATTCCAAATTCATCTTTGGAATAATATTCGTATTGATATCCACATTGTTTCCACTTATTTCTCCCCGTAACCTATTTTCCTTGAGTAATCTTGAATATAATTCACTTCCCCTTGGGGCATTCAAAATTCCAACCATGGCGGTAACTATGCCGTTTTTTTGTATAAAATCAAATTGACTATCGAAAATTGTGGGTTTATCGCTATCAAAACCGACAATAAAGCCTCCTTGAATTTCAAAACCAAAACTTTGAATTTTTTTTATAGATTCTTCAAGATCTTGTTTAATATTTTGATACTTGTTAGCTTCTCTTAAACTATCCGGATCAGGGGTTTCTAAACCAATAAAAACTCTGTCAAAGCCTGCTTTGAACATCAAATTCATGAGTTCATCATCATTAGAAAAATCTATAGAAACTTCGGTATAGAAAGAAAATGGGTAATCATGAGTTTTTTGCCACTCAATTATCGAGGGTAATATTTCTTTTTTTAATTTCGATTTATTTGAGATAAAATTATCGTCTACAAAGAAAACTGAACGTCTCCAACCTGCATCATATAAAGATTGAAGTTCTTGGTTCAACTGTAGACTTGTTTTGGTTCTGGGTTTTCTACCATTCAAAGCCGCAATATCACAAAATTCACAGTTATATGGACAACCTCTGGAATACTGAATACTCATAGATCCGTACCATTTGAGATTTAACAAGTCCCACCTTGGAACAGGTGTAGCTTCGATATTACAAAAATTAGGTTTCGCATAATATCTTTTTAACTTATTTCTATTGATATCTTTAACAAGCTCATCCATCAATTCTTCTGCTTCTCCGAGAACAAAATGGTCCACAGTTTTTTGAAAGGTGTCGGGTTCCATTGTAAAAAGAGGGCCACCAGCAACTATGGGTTTACCAAATTCTTTACATTGTTTGACCACATTTATTGCAGACTCTCTTTGAACAGCCATGGCGCTTATAAAAACATAATCTGAATTTAGTATATCCTCTTTTTTTAATTTTTCACAATTCATATCCACCAACTTAACGTTCCATTCTTTTGGTAGATAAGAAGCTATTGTAATCAAACCCAAAGGTGGCAAAGCGGCACGTTTGAAAATAAATTTCAGGGCATGTTTAAAACTCCAAAATGTTTCGGGATAAGCAGGATAAACCAAAAGTATGTCCATAGTTAGCCCTCCTTCTAGGTGCTTTGTTGCAACGGGTCCAACGAGCATTTATAATTTAATTATACCACACTTTTCAATTTTAAATTTTAAATTTTAAAAGTGAAAAAAGTGAATATCTTTAGGAAACGTTTTCATTTTTTTAAAAAAAGAATGAT is part of the Petrotoga sibirica DSM 13575 genome and harbors:
- a CDS encoding B12-binding domain-containing radical SAM protein; amino-acid sequence: MDILLVYPAYPETFWSFKHALKFIFKRAALPPLGLITIASYLPKEWNVKLVDMNCEKLKKEDILNSDYVFISAMAVQRESAINVVKQCKEFGKPIVAGGPLFTMEPDTFQKTVDHFVLGEAEELMDELVKDINRNKLKRYYAKPNFCNIEATPVPRWDLLNLKWYGSMSIQYSRGCPYNCEFCDIAALNGRKPRTKTSLQLNQELQSLYDAGWRRSVFFVDDNFISNKSKLKKEILPSIIEWQKTHDYPFSFYTEVSIDFSNDDELMNLMFKAGFDRVFIGLETPDPDSLREANKYQNIKQDLEESIKKIQSFGFEIQGGFIVGFDSDKPTIFDSQFDFIQKNGIVTAMVGILNAPRGSELYSRLLKENRLRGEISGNNVDINTNIIPKMNLEFLVKNYKNLVAKLYQPKNYYDRLKKFLSNYKVPGFSKAKIGFQEMIAFIKSIIILGIIGKERKQYWGTLFWSLFKIPKALPKMISLSIYGYHFRKIAENL
- a CDS encoding TolB family protein, translating into MIKKILLVSTFVLITLGSFSANLSKDNMIINLNDNTWITKQVAEKIKSIGSYMYNVNIKDAMSNSINISEYDVTMNIFTNTKENITIAFGYFTGGGFSYSEESGETADWVEKFAVKALETLSFQRFLYGENWDVLQITFWKGVDEYPIFQNNKLYFVSDRYIGNREIYIFDFKERTEEKIHLEYSAEYFPDVSPNNEYLAFQTTLFGKWDVVLYNLKTQQIQRISPRDKNAYSPYFYDNTLVLFTMDEDGGQWTEVWVYDLYYDKLEKLTESKDLMKFRPTKWDGNKISFYGVRHQTANMNVYFVDEENNISPLISQPNNQTDNWSNGSELLVFSEFNGTYFSIYEYNKGEKINLSGMLTNDCFYPTYTLDKKYVFFTNYYSESDIFVINREKIRTNKP